The proteins below are encoded in one region of Hordeum vulgare subsp. vulgare chromosome 3H, MorexV3_pseudomolecules_assembly, whole genome shotgun sequence:
- the LOC123445546 gene encoding uncharacterized protein LOC123445546: protein MQQCSYQCAPVNYPCRCSHPTGGDDGGQSCVCEESVVVPTVNGDIAYLHDATIKDMRSIMKDVSEIARAKGLSDYHYDSSNDDDEGGDLSQAPVIRQRTMTPLEESWADGDTARHRDEMIRDMRMLMADVLEVLRMDPSFAHSVSSRLINIYETAEKIMKRWSCYRIDGIASRPYDMTEVRSALPSESGLSLTTPLNCEAGAGQNSALLHMPANSPLQVSQFGASPPEHQFDTGAMEVDNPFPETSPGGGHTGQCSYDQGQGSDGDESTDEEECDGLD from the exons atgcagcaatgcaGCTACCAGTGTGCTCCAGTTAACTACCCCTGCAGGTGCTCACACCCAACCGGTGGCGACGATGGGGGGCAGTCGTGTGTGTGTGAAGAAAGTGTGGTTGTTCCAACCGTCAATGGTGACATAGCCTACCTTCATGATGCCACG ATTAAAGACATGAGGAGCATAATGAAGGATGTGTCTGAGATTGCTCGGGCGAAGGGATTGTCAGACTATCACTATGATAGTagcaatgacgatgatgaagGAGGTGATCTGTCTCAGGCTCCTGTCATTCGGCAGAGGACCATGACGCCCTTAGAGGAGAGTTGGGCGGATGGTGACACAGCCCGCCATCGTGATGAGATG ATTAGAGACATGCGGATGCTCATGGCGGATGTGCTGGAAGTCCTTCGGATGGACCCCTCTTTTGCACATAGCGTGTCCTCAAGGTTAATAAACATTTATGAAACTGCTGAGAAGATTATGAAGCGTTGGAGTTGCTATCGCATAGACGGCATTGCATCCCGACCGTACGACATGACGGAGGTACGGTCGGCCCTACCAAGTGAGTCGGGTCTAAGCCTCACCACTCCACTGAATTGTGAG GCGGGGGCAGGCCAGAACTCAGCGTTACTGCATATGCCAGCCAACTCTCCCTTGCAGGTCTCCCAGTTCGGCGCTTCACCACCAGAACATCAG TTCGACACCGGAGCGATGGAGGTAGATAATCCATTCCCGGAGACCAGCCCTGGTGGAGGACATACAGGACAATGCTCGTATGATCAAGGCCAGGGATCTGACGGCGATGAATCCACAGAT GAAGAAGAGTGTGATGGTCTTGATTAA
- the LOC123440984 gene encoding uncharacterized protein LOC123440984 — MTSRHRRQPSRALPVDFDAVDVGDEPVGGATSKGAAPTRGPGAGGRSDGAKAAGQEGPAKKLPPAAGGGRSPTAEGAGKGPCDGGNSSA; from the coding sequence ATGACGTCGCGCCACCGGCGGCAGCCGTCGCGCGCGCTGCCTGTGGACTTTGACGCCGTCGACGTCGGCGATGAGCCCGTGGGAGGCGCCACATCCAAGGGCGCGGCGCCGACGCGCGGCCCCGGTGCCGGCGGCCGTAGCGATGGCGCCAAAGCTGCGGGGCAGGAAGGCCCTGCCAAGAAGCTGCCTCCGGCCGCTGGCGGCGGCCGCTCGCCGACGGCGGAGGGGGCCGGGAAGGGGCCGTGCGACGGCGGCAACAGTAGCGCCTAG